In the Populus trichocarpa isolate Nisqually-1 chromosome 1, P.trichocarpa_v4.1, whole genome shotgun sequence genome, one interval contains:
- the LOC7486637 gene encoding F-box/kelch-repeat protein At1g80440: MELIPGLPYDIARDCLIRVKYKQLATVVSICKSWKSETESPEFRRLRRATCTGQKLVVMAQARVNPNQASNIMKNGVSPVYRFTLLEPDTGDWCELPPIPGFSNGLPLFCQVASVGSDLVVLGGLDPVTWEVSVSVFIFNFVSATWRRGADMPGVRRSFFGFASDFDRMVYVVGGHDGDKNALRSTMAYDTAKDEWLSLPDMARERDECKAIFRHGNLHVIGGYSTEMQGRFERTAEVFEIASWQWKNVLDDLLEDAMCPKTCVCGSDGELYMCRGGYVVALKGSTWKPVADLPADVSNIANVTAWQDKLVVIGTAGFREPYMAYVLDLKNYKWKKMETPQQYSGHVQSGCYLEI; this comes from the coding sequence ATGGAGCTAATTCCAGGCCTTCCTTATGATATAGCTCGTGATTGTTTGATCCGGGTGAAGTACAAGCAATTGGCAACAGTTGTATCCATCTGCAAGTCTTGGAAAAGCGAGACCGAGTCACCGGAGTTTCGCCGGCTTAGAAGAGCCACTTGCACTGGTCAAAAGCTTGTTGTGATGGCACAGGCGAGAGTTAACCCCAATCAAGCTTCTAATATCATGAAGAATGGGGTCAGCCCGGTCTACCGGTTCACTCTTCTTGAACCGGATACAGGTGACTGGTGTGAGTTACCCCCGATTCCTGGGTTCTCAAATGGGTTGCCACTGTTTTGCCAGGTGGCCAGTGTTGGGTCAGATCTTGTGGTGCTGGGTGGGTTGGATCCGGTGACCTGGGAGGTTTCCGTTTCCgttttcatcttcaattttgtctCGGCCACGTGGCGGCGCGGAGCTGACATGCCAGGTGTGCGCAGATCATTTTTTGGATTCGCATCTGATTTTGATCGGATGGTGTATGTTGTGGGTGGACATGATGGCGACAAGAATGCATTGAGATCCACGATGGCATATGACACGGCAAAAGATGAGTGGCTCTCGTTACCTGACATGGCGAGAGAGCGTGACGAATGCAAGGCGATTTTCCGACATGGCAATCTCCATGTCATAGGAGGCTACAGCACCGAGATGCAAGGCCGGTTTGAGAGAACTGCTGAGGTGTTCGAGATTGCCTCTTGGCAATGGAAAAATGTGCTAGATGACTTGTTGGAAGATGCCATGTGTCCGAAGACCTGCGTGTGTGGGAGTGACGGGGAGCTCTACATGTGTCGTGGCGGTTATGTGGTGGCACTTAAAGGATCCACGTGGAAACCTGTTGCCGATCTGCCGGCTGACGTGTCCAACATCGCTAATGTAACGGCGTGGCAGGATAAACTGGTGGTGATTGGTACGGCGGGATTCCGTGAGCCCTATATGGCTTATGTGCTCGACTTGAAGAATTACAAGTGGAAAAAAATGGAGACACCTCAACAATACTCTGGTCATGTTCAATCGGGATGTTACTtggagatttaa
- the LOC7486638 gene encoding F-box/kelch-repeat protein At1g80440: MAQLIPSLPNDIATECLIRLPFQHFPAATLACEGWKLEIESPEFFQSRKVAGYSQPTIVMALARVGEETGGSSQKNLRSPTTYRLAFCDLKTGTWGELQPIPEFSKGLPMFCRLAVAGLNLVVIGGWDPETCRVSNAVFIYSFVSATWRRGADIPGVKRSLFGCASDINGNKVYVAGGHEEEKNALTSVLGYDVAKDDWIKLPDMARERDECNAVFHSGKIHVFGGYSTEAQGVFDASSEAFDLGEWRWVQMQENFLGTNMSARTCVADGNGRFCICQGSEVMVAYEEAEWRRVAELPVDMGVPACVMMGQNKLLVIGAGKSDDPHMFFELDLERYTWTMLEAPKQHSGHVQSICFLEI; the protein is encoded by the coding sequence ATGGCACAGCTAATCCCAAGCCTCCCTAATGACATTGCTACCGAATGCTTGATACGCTTGCCATTTCAACACTTTCCTGCAGCGACATTGGCATGCGAAGGCTGGAAACTTGAGATAGAGTCACCAGAGTTTTTTCAAAGTCGAAAGGTTGCTGGTTATAGCCAGCCCACCATTGTTATGGCACTAGCAAGGGTTGGTGAAGAAACAGGAGGTAGCAGTCAGAAAAATCTAAGAAGCCCAACAACTTATAGGCTTGCATTTTGTGACCTCAAAACGGGAACATGGGGTGAGTTGCAGCCAATTCCAGAATTCTCAAAAGGTCTGCCGATGTTTTGCCGATTGGCCGTGGCTGGTTTAAATTTGGTGGTGATTGGCGGGTGGGATCCAGAAACTTGCAGGGTATCCAACGCCGTGTTTATATACAGTTTCGTGTCAGCCACGTGGCGTCGTGGGGCTGACATACCTGGTGTTAAGAGGTCACTTTTTGGGTGTGCATCGGATATTAATGGAAACAAGGTGTATGTTGCGGGGGGACATGAGGAGGAAAAGAATGCATTGACTTCTGTTTTGGGATATGATGTGGCAAAGGATGATTGGATTAAATTGCCCGACATGGCAAGGGAGCGTGACGAGTGCAATGCTGTGTTCCATTCTGGCAAAATCCATGTCTTTGGCGGGTACTCCACGGAAGCACAAGGTGTTTTCGATGCAAGTTCTGAGGCCTTTGATCTTGGCGAGTGGCGGTGGGTTCAAATGCAAGAGAACTTTTTAGGAACAAATATGAGTGCAAGAACTTGCGTGGCTGATGGTAATGGAAGGTTTTGCATATGTCAAGGTAGTGAGGTGATGGTTGCATACGAGGAGGCCGAGTGGCGGAGAGTTGCTGAGTTGCCGGTTGATATGGGCGTCCCTGCTTGTGTGATGATGGGCCAGAATAAATTACTTGTGATTGGGGCTGGAAAGTCTGATGATCCCCATATGTTCTTTGAGTTGGATTTGGAGAGATACACATGGACAATGCTGGAGGCTCCAAAACAGCACTCGGGCCATGTtcaatcaatttgttttctgGAGATCTAG
- the LOC7486640 gene encoding sirohydrochlorin ferrochelatase, chloroplastic, whose protein sequence is MGLESFSISSVSPLILAKINCCSGRETTARRNPRWALTPKSSNLQNVKYSSRRILCLNSGDGGIMKTNPRGNGVFVGDKDGVIIVDHGSRRKESNLMLNEFVAMFRDKTGYLIVEPAHMELAEPSIRDAFGLCVQQGANRVIVSPFFLFPGRHWHRDIPSLTDEAAKEHPGVSYLITAPLGLHELLVDVMNDRINYCLSHIAGDANECAVCVGTSKCKLY, encoded by the exons atggggTTAGAGTCGTTTTCTATCTCATCAGTCTCTCCTCTCATTCTGGctaaaat TAATTGTTGTTCAGGAAGGGAAACAACTGCGAGAAGAAATCCCAGATGGGCGTTGACTCCCAAATCCTCGAATTTACAAAACGTAAAGTATTCATCAAGAAGAATCTTGTGTTTGAACAGTGGGGATGGTGGAATTATGAAGACGAACCCTCGAGGGAATGGGGTCTTTGTGGGCGACAAAGACGGTGTCATCATTGTTGACCATGGCTCACGTCGTAAAGAATCAAATCTCATGCTCA ATGAGTTTGTGGCCATGTTTAGAGATAAAACTGGGTACCTAATTGTGGAGCCTGCTCATATG gaGCTGGCTGAGCCCTCGATAAGAGATGCTTTTGGTTTGTGTGTTCAACAAGGGGCGAATCGTGTGATCGTGAGCCCATTCTTTCTCTTTCCAGGACGACATTGGCACCGG GATATTCCTTCATTGACTGATGAAGCTGCTAAGGAGCATCCTGGTGTCTCATATCTCATAACTGCACCTCTTGGCTTGCATGAGCTACTTGTG GATGTTATGAATGATAGGATAAACTACTGTTTAAGCCATATAGCAGGAGATGCAAATGAATGTGCAGTTTGCGTTGGAACAAGCAAATGCAAGCTCTATTAG